The genomic region GGCGCGCATTACGATTGAAAATTTCCCAGCAATTGTGGCGATTGACACGCAGGGGAATAACTTTTATGAGGCTGGGCAAAAACCTTATAGAAAAACTTAAGGAATGAAACATTATAATGCTAATTTTATTTAATTTTAAGAATTTGCTGATTCTAGATGCCTAAAAGTAAAAGAATTAGTAATTCTATTAAACAAAAACAAGGAACTTTGTAGAATGGATATGCCCACGTGGAGTGATGAATACTCTGTCCATAATGACACTATTGATAGCGAGCACAAGAGACTTTTTGAGCTTGCTGAAAAAGTCTATCAATTAGCGCATAAATCAACAAATCGAAATGAAGTCAAAGGTGTATTAAGCGAATTTTTTGACTATATGCGCGAGCATTTCTCACACGAGGAAAAATATATGCAATCTATTGGCTATCCGCATTTAAACGAACACAGCAAGATTCATAAAACCATTATGGTGGATATGGCGCATTTGGTGAAAAACGCGCATTCCCTACGCGAGCTCAAAGAAAAACTGCTTGTCATTACGCGTGATTGGCTTATTGGACATATTATGCAAGAGGATATGAATATTGAGCGGTGGCGCGCCCTGCAAGTAGCGGATAACAACATCAAGCAAATTTTTGGCGATAACGAAGTAAGTGGGGATTTTTGCAACATCGCAGATAAACCAAAAAGTTATATTTATCAATGCCATTGCAAAATCCACAGATTCCAAAAAGAAGCCCATCAAAAACTACAAAAACTAGAATCTAATGTGCTATGCAAGGAGTGCAAATATCCGCTAGAATTTCTCCGTGAGGAATAAACTACACTCTAAAAGATACAACTGCGCTAGATTCTCGCCAAATACGCTTAAAACCTAAACACGCTTTTTGCTTTTTTAATCTCTGCAAATGAAACAAAGATTTTTTCTTTTGTAGGCGCGGCGGTGTTTTTACTCGTTCGCGATTTGTTAGAATCTACTATTTCTAGCAAGAGTGCGCCTGCAAATTCCGTGTTTTCTGTGTTTTCATTTAGTCCGACAAGTAGCCCGCTCACCTCACTTTTATCCGCGCGCTTAATACTAATCTCTTCAAGCAAGCTATAAAGAAAATGCTCCTCTTTTTTTAGCACGCGCTCCAACCCCGGCGAACTCACTTCCAAAAAATACGCGTTTGTGTGCGTCAGCTCCACATCAAGCATAGGAGAGAGCGCCTCGCTAAAACGCGCGCATTCCTCAAGCGTAATCCCCTCTCGCTTTGGCAGAAATTCCAACTCGCTAGATTCTATAAAACCCCGCGATTGCAGACTTTTTAGCACTTTCAAAGATTCGGAATCTAACTCTTTGCTTAAAAACACGCGTAAAATGCTATGCTCATTTTCTTTCGCCCACATCACATCATAAAGTACAAACCCCATAGATTCCGCAAGTGCGCGGATTTTTTGCTCCAAATCCACCTGCATTTAATTTCCTTTTAAAATTTCTTACTCTTCTTTTTGTCGCTCTTTAGCAATTCGCGCAAAAATCGCGTCCAAATTCTCGCCATCACGCATAGAATCATCAAAATAAAAGCTAAGCTCCGGACATTTAAACCACGAAGTAGCACTCAATGTGTATTCTCTAAGCATTGGGCTTGCTTTTTTAAGCGCGCTCAAAATACCTGCGCGCTCACTTTGGGCAATATCGCTAGATTCAATAAACACCTTCGCGTGATACTTGCCAGATGAGCACAGCACGCGCGTGATCGAAAGCGTATTAAGCTTAGGATTAGCAAGCTCACTTAGCGCGAGATTTAGCACCTCTTGCAAAAGCGCTTGTGTTTTTTGCAGTTTGATTTCATTCATTATCGCGCACCTTGCATTTTATATGTTTTCGCATTTTGATAGCCTGCATTTTCACACATCTTGCGTTTTTGCTCTATTTCATTGGATTTTTTGCAAGTAAAGATTCAATGCGCACGCAAGATTCTCTATTTCCTAACACAAAAAGTGCGCAGGGCACACCTATACCCCCGCCCTTGCCCAAAAGCGCCAAACGCACAAGGGGCATACATTGCCCAAGTTTCAAATGTTTGCCCTCACAAAATGTATGCAAAAATTCCTCGCATTCCTGCTCGCTTTGAAACTTCGCATTTTTAAGTGCCTCGCTCAATGCGTGCAAAAACTCGACACCTTGAGAATCTAGCTTATTTAAAAGCTTAGAATCGTATTCCTTAGGCGCATTTAGCACTTCGTTAAAATTCTTTGCAAACTCTATAAGCGTTTTGCTCCGCTCTTTTAGTGCGTTAAAAAGTGCTTCACGCACAGATTCCCTCTTTTCCTCATCGCATTCGCTCATACACGCAAAACTTTGCAAAGGTTGCGCGCCAAAATCAATCAGCAAAGATTCTAGCTTATGCGCTGGCGTTTGTTTGATATAGTGATGATTGAGCCACAAGAGTTTTTCTTCGTTGTAGCTCGAAGGCGAGGAATTAAGCTTGTAAGGGTCAAAAACCTCCAAAAGCCGCTCCATACTAAAAATTTCCTCATCGCCATAACTCCACCCAAGACGCACCAAAAAATTAAGCAAAGCCTCTGGCAAATAGCCTAGCTTCTTGTATTCCATCACGCCCATCGCGCCATCGCGCTTGCTTAGCTTTTTGCCTTGAGGGTTGAGAATCATAGGCACATGAAAAAACTTCGGCACTTCAAAGCCTAGCGCTTGATACACCACGATTTGTTTAGGCGTATTGCTTAGGTGATCATCTCCGCGTATCACATCACTCACACCCATCAGCGCATCATCGATTGCCACGACAAAATTATAAGTCGGACTACCATCGCTACGTGCGATGACAAAGTCATCAATTTCGTTCGCATCTACGCTAATGCACCCTTTCACGCCATCTTCAAAGCTAATCACTCCTTGCAATGGTGCTTTTATCCTCACCACCGGCGCAATCCCCTCTGGTGGCGTACCTGTAAAATCACGATAGCGATTGTCGTATTTCCACTTTTTGCCCTGCGCCTCCGCTTGCGCGCGCAAAACCTCTAGCTCCTCTTTACTCATATAGCAATAATACGCCTTGCCCTCTTCTAGCAACTGCTTGACATAGCGCGCATAGAGCGCAAAACGCTCGCTTTGATATATAATTTCTCCATTATGCTCTAAATCCACCCATTGAAAGGATTCTATAATCGCCTTTGCCGCATTGTGGGAATTGCGCGCTAAGTCAGTATCCTCAATACGCAGCAAAAATCTACCATTATTTTTACGCGCATAGAGGTAGTTAAAAAGTGCTGTGCGTAAGCCTCCAATGTGAAGGTAGCCCGTAGGTGAAGGAGCAAATCGTGTTGTCATCGCGCGTCCCTCCTAGAATCCATTAATAACTTTACTTAATATCGCATCGCTTTCTTTAAGCTTCTCAGAGCGCTCAACTACGCTTTTAATAACCTCCGAAGACTTATGCAAAAGCCCATCGATTTCATTGAGTTCATTAATAATCCCGCGCGTTTGCTGTGTGATAGCAGCAGAACCCTTAGATTGTTCATCTGTATTTTGCACCACTTCAAGCATAAAGTCTTGAATCGTCTGAATGCTTTGCTTTGAAGTGTCCGCCTCGCGTGAAAGGTCATTAAATGTTTCGGAATTTTGCGTAATTGAGGCACTAATTTCATCAAGTGAGTGCATTACGATATTTATACGCACTTCAATTTCTTGCAGGCTTTTTTGCGTGGATTCTGCAAGCTTGCGCACTTCATCAGCCACGACTGCAAAGCCTCTGCCGTGCTCGCCTGCGCGCGCCGCCTCAATAGCAGCATTGAGTGCGAGTAAATTTGTCTGGTCTGCCACATCATAGATGAGTGAAGAAACATCTTTAATCTGCGTTACACTTTCACTCAAATGTTGAAGTTTAGAGTTTAGCTCATTTTGGCTCTGCACCGCTTGCTCTAGCTCTTGCAAAAGTGAATTTACATGCGAGCTTGTATCATCAAGGCAGTTTTTGCTTTGTGAGATTCTTTGCTGTGAGGCGTTTGAAAGCTCAATGTTAGAATCTAGTGCTTCCACAATGCTATTTCCTGATTGCGTATTTTTGCTTGTGCGCGCGACAATGTCTTTAATGTTTTTCTCCAAATCCGCAATGTATTGATTTAAGCGCATAATCTCCTCTGTCGTATGTCCAGCAACTTCGATAGTTTGCTTCATCTTATCAACAAAGGAATTGATGAAAAGCCCTACAATATGAAGCTCATCTTTTTCGCCTCTTCCAAGTCGCAAAGTCCCTCCTGCGCGTAGTTTTTCCCCACCTTTGCTAACATCTTGCAGATAGGAAACCACACTTTGAGAATCCGCCCCAAAGCGTCTTAAGATTTTAAAGATAATAAGCATACTTGTCGCTGTGATAAGCAAAATCACCAACAACATAAAGAATATAAAATTTGACTGATTTTTTGCAAAATCTCGCATAGAATCTAGCGTTCCTAGATTTTCTAATACCGCAGAGAGAGAGACAGAGTTTTGACTTAAACTCTCCCCAATTTCTTGTATGTTTTTTGTCGAGCTATCAAGCTTTTTGCTCACATCACTTGTCATATCATAAATGCGTTCAATCAAAATTGAATGAATTTCTTGAAAATATTTCTCCAAATTTAAGCATAAATCCTTAACATTTTGAGAGTTAAGCGCGCTTGTGATTTTAGGGTAAAAGCCCTGCAAATCCGCGTCATTCTTAATAAAACTATCATTCCAGCTTGCTGTCATTTGAAGAATAATATTTTTATTTTTTGCGTCATTTGGGTTGATAAGGAGCGAGATAAGCTTCGCATTAATCTGCCCGATAAACTCAAACTGCTCGATAAGCTCCTCATAAGAATCCATCGTTTGGTTTGTCTGGACTATATGCCCTTTCATTATATTGATTTGCTCTGTGGCGTGAGTAGAAAGCTCGTTTAGCGCCTTGAAATTTTCCTCCACACTTTGCAAGCTTTTTGCGTCATAGCTCACAAAGTCTGAAAAAGTGGATTTAAACAAAAAAAAGGAAAGTGCCAAAAGTATGATTAATGCTGATAAAGTCGAAAGCCCGATATTAAGCTTACTTGAAAGGCTAAGATTCTTTAATCTACTTAGTATGCTCTCTTTCTTAGCATTCGCATTCAATTGACACTCCTTTTTTATATAAGTTTAAAATTTATTTACCAGCGACTTGCTCTTTGTTTGGATTATCCGCAGCTTGGGCTATCATACATTTTTCCAAAGTCTTAGCATCTGCGCTATCTGTTACCTTTTTTGACACCCAACGTTGAATCTGACTCATTGTTTTTGAGGCAGGGTCTGGTGCATCATACTTTTGCATTAAAGACGCACAATTAGCTAGGGCAAAACTTGGAATTATCGCTATTAGAGCGATTAAAAGATATTTTTTCATAAGTTTCTCCTTTCTTTAATTTAGAATCGTAGCAAATATGACACCGCAAGATTTTGATTTTTCAAGTATTGATTATCTGTTGCTGCAAAAAGTTGAGGTGTCGTGTATCTATTGTATTGATTTGTGTAGCTTAGGCGGAAAAATTGATTAATATCAATTTGGAAAATCGCATACACATCATGCACTTCACCGCGCGTATTGCGGAAGTTGAATGGGTCATTCACACTGACACGAGAGAAAGCATACCAATACTGGCTTCCGTGGAAGTACTCATAGCCAAGCTTGAAATACGAGCTAAAGTCATAGCGAAAACCTGCATGCACCGCATAGCCGGATTCTTCAGCAAATAAACTGGGGGCGTTCACACCTAAAGAATTTAGGTGTGAATTCACACCCTGTGAGTAAGTGTAAGATACAAACCAATTTAACCCACTGCCTAGCAATCTGTCATTTTCAAAATGCACATTAAGATAGCGAATATCACCAAGATTTGTCGCATTTTTTCCACCTCCAAGCCCATCAGCAATGCTATTTGGCAAACTTTCTTTCGGTGCCGCATAATTGCTAAGGTTAATAAAAGTTAGCATTGCCAAGCTTGTCCCAAAGCTTTTTGGTAAAAATGGCGTTTCAATTGCCCCAAATACGAGATTTGCATCTGCTGTGCTTGATTTTTCAGGGGAGAAAATACTTCCACCACCTGCAAATTCTGTCGGATAGAGAGGCTGATACACTTTTGAGAATCCCGTGCGAATTGCCACATCTTTATTATCTCTAAAAGGATAGTAAGTAAGCACCCCCCCATCACCAAGCGCATTTACTGCTAAGGCTGGATAGGTGCTCATTCTAGCAGAGCCATTGCGGAGATTTGAGCCCGGACCATCAGTGCCGGGCAAACGACCAACCGTCAAAGCAAAGTGATTGCCTAAAAATAAATCCACATAAGCGCGCTCTACATAAATCGCCGAGCTTCCGCCTACACCGCGCCCCGCGTCAAGTGAACCGATAGTAGGAGTTGTAAAAACCAAGTCGCCAAATGCCTTTGTCATTGAAAGACGACCTGTAAATTTTGTATAGTCGTTAATATCTGCTTTCATATTGAGATATAAGCCCATAGCCCATTTATTTGCCTGTGTTGTATTTGGAAAGTCAACTTCTCCTCTGCCACCGTCTCTTGTGAAAACATTATTCATTGTAGCGTTAAAGTCAAGTCCAAAGCGGATTTTATTTAACTCTGCTTTTGTCTCTACTTCTTCAATGAACTTTTCTAGCTCATCGATTTGCTTTTGCAACGCCCTCTCATCTGCTAATCCCGCTGACGCAAAAAGTGAAACACTTAACGCGCCTGCAAGGAAGTTTGAAGTTAGCTTTTTCATTCCTTTTCCTTGTTAATGTAAGATTTAAAACAAAGTTCGGATTATATAAATACAAACACTAAAAAAAACTTAAAATATAAACAAATTTTAACTTTATTCAAAATTTTTTGCTACAAAAACTAAACTTTTTAAGCATTTATTAAGCAAAATTTTTCATAGCAAAAAGTTGAGAAGCTTTAAGATTCTATTCCTTTGAATGTATCACCTTCGCGGAAGTAAATTCCGCTTCGCCTCCGCTACGCGCTCATACTCGGCGTTTTTTAGTTGTTTAGAATCTAAGATTCTAAGATATTTCGCTAACGCTCAAGATGACAAATTGACTTATCATTCTGAGACTTTAGCCGAAGAAT from Helicobacter himalayensis harbors:
- the rimP gene encoding ribosome maturation factor RimP, which translates into the protein MQVDLEQKIRALAESMGFVLYDVMWAKENEHSILRVFLSKELDSESLKVLKSLQSRGFIESSELEFLPKREGITLEECARFSEALSPMLDVELTHTNAYFLEVSSPGLERVLKKEEHFLYSLLEEISIKRADKSEVSGLLVGLNENTENTEFAGALLLEIVDSNKSRTSKNTAAPTKEKIFVSFAEIKKAKSVFRF
- a CDS encoding DUF3373 family protein; amino-acid sequence: MKKLTSNFLAGALSVSLFASAGLADERALQKQIDELEKFIEEVETKAELNKIRFGLDFNATMNNVFTRDGGRGEVDFPNTTQANKWAMGLYLNMKADINDYTKFTGRLSMTKAFGDLVFTTPTIGSLDAGRGVGGSSAIYVERAYVDLFLGNHFALTVGRLPGTDGPGSNLRNGSARMSTYPALAVNALGDGGVLTYYPFRDNKDVAIRTGFSKVYQPLYPTEFAGGGSIFSPEKSSTADANLVFGAIETPFLPKSFGTSLAMLTFINLSNYAAPKESLPNSIADGLGGGKNATNLGDIRYLNVHFENDRLLGSGLNWFVSYTYSQGVNSHLNSLGVNAPSLFAEESGYAVHAGFRYDFSSYFKLGYEYFHGSQYWYAFSRVSVNDPFNFRNTRGEVHDVYAIFQIDINQFFRLSYTNQYNRYTTPQLFAATDNQYLKNQNLAVSYLLRF
- the gltX gene encoding glutamate--tRNA ligase — encoded protein: MTTRFAPSPTGYLHIGGLRTALFNYLYARKNNGRFLLRIEDTDLARNSHNAAKAIIESFQWVDLEHNGEIIYQSERFALYARYVKQLLEEGKAYYCYMSKEELEVLRAQAEAQGKKWKYDNRYRDFTGTPPEGIAPVVRIKAPLQGVISFEDGVKGCISVDANEIDDFVIARSDGSPTYNFVVAIDDALMGVSDVIRGDDHLSNTPKQIVVYQALGFEVPKFFHVPMILNPQGKKLSKRDGAMGVMEYKKLGYLPEALLNFLVRLGWSYGDEEIFSMERLLEVFDPYKLNSSPSSYNEEKLLWLNHHYIKQTPAHKLESLLIDFGAQPLQSFACMSECDEEKRESVREALFNALKERSKTLIEFAKNFNEVLNAPKEYDSKLLNKLDSQGVEFLHALSEALKNAKFQSEQECEEFLHTFCEGKHLKLGQCMPLVRLALLGKGGGIGVPCALFVLGNRESCVRIESLLAKNPMK
- a CDS encoding bacteriohemerythrin translates to MDMPTWSDEYSVHNDTIDSEHKRLFELAEKVYQLAHKSTNRNEVKGVLSEFFDYMREHFSHEEKYMQSIGYPHLNEHSKIHKTIMVDMAHLVKNAHSLRELKEKLLVITRDWLIGHIMQEDMNIERWRALQVADNNIKQIFGDNEVSGDFCNIADKPKSYIYQCHCKIHRFQKEAHQKLQKLESNVLCKECKYPLEFLREE
- the rbfA gene encoding 30S ribosome-binding factor RbfA, which gives rise to MNEIKLQKTQALLQEVLNLALSELANPKLNTLSITRVLCSSGKYHAKVFIESSDIAQSERAGILSALKKASPMLREYTLSATSWFKCPELSFYFDDSMRDGENLDAIFARIAKERQKEE